Below is a genomic region from Vibrio cortegadensis.
TTCTCGCAGCACCAAGTGGTGTAGCAAGTACAGAAGTAACAAAGACAGACGTTGATGAAAAGCTAGTGGTTACAGGACACGATTACGGCTACAAAGCTGATACGAACTCTACTGCAATGCGCATGGAGATGACTCAGTTAGAAACGCCAGGACAAGTTAGTGTCATTGACGAACAAGTTATTGATGAACAACGCGCGAGTACGTTAGGTGAAGTCCTTAAAAATGATGCTTCAATTTCAGCGGGTTCAAAATCAACCAACCGCGAGCGTTTTAACTTACGTGGTTTCTCATTAGATAGTGGCGCAAGCTACTTGCGTGACGGTGTACAACACTGGTCTCACTACCGCCAGCCAGTTGAATTGCTTGAACGTGTAGAAGTATTAAAAGGCCCTGCAGGTCTACTGTATGGTGAATCGACTCCGGGTGGCTTAGTCAATATGATTGCTAAGAAACCAACGTATGAAACTCAAGTGAATGTGAGCCAAGACATCGGTTCAGACAATTACACACGAACGGTTGCAGATGTAAGTGGTTCACTCAATGAAGATCAGACATTGCGTGCTCGTGTGATTGTATCTCAAGAAAACCAGGACTCATGGCGTACACGTTTTGACGGAACTGATGTTGAAACTGAGCGTTTCGTCGGTGGTCTATTTGTTGATTACGACATTAATGAAGATACGATGCTATCTGTTCATTACGATCGTACTCAAGAGCTTGGAGACTTAGACAATGGCTCAAAAATTGATACCACAACAGGTAAGGTGATTGACCCTTCAATCGTAAATGATCAACGTTTTGCTCGTACTGATAATGATGTTGCCAACTATGGTGCCGCCATTACAGCAAACTTAAATGATCAATGGTCAGTTAAGAGTGGAATCAGCCGTCAGTTTTATGAGCGCCAACGAACAGAATCGAACAACTCCGTCCGTGGTGCGGGCAATAATCAATTCGGTTACAAGGTATCAGATCGACATGATGAGTGGACATTCGATACCGCTTATGTTGATTTCACCGGTGATTTTGATGCACTAGGTGTGAATCACCGATTACTTGTGGGTGCAAACGGTCTTCACTACGATTACAAGCGTTTGTACGAAGCCGGGTATACCTGTGTTAACGGAACAGAAGCGGAAGCGATCAACGAGTGTGGCAATGGTTTCGATAAACCATCAGACATCAGCTACCGCAACGATACAACAGAATCGCACTCTCAAAGCAAACATTATGGTGTTTACGTTCAGGATCTAGTCAGCTTTAATGATCAATGGCAAGTTCTAGCGGGTGTCCGTTTTGCGCATGACAAAACAGAAAGCAGCAGCGGCAAAAAAGAGAGTTACAACAATGTTCTTCCAAAGCTTGGATTAATATACTCTCCAGCTGAAAATGGGTCTATCTACGCGGTTTACTCAGAAAGTTTTCAGCCTGTTGGTGAAATCACTAACCAAGATGATGTGAATTTTGGTGATAGCCAAGATGCAAAAAAAGGCACGCTTTACGAGGTAGGTTCAAAATGGGATCTGTTTGATGAACGCCTGTTTGTTTCTGGTGCGCTGTTCCAAATCACTCAATCGAACATGCAAGTGACGGAAGATTTTGATACCCCAATCAATGGAAAAGACCAGATCACGACGCAAGTTGGTGAACAAGTACATACTGGTGTTGAACTCTCGGCAACAGGTTTCGTTATGGATTCTTTGTCGGTAAGCGCATCAACGATGTTCTTAGATGCTGAATACAAAAATGATCCTGACTTGAATGGTAAGACGCCTGCTGATGTTCCTGAATTTACAGCAAGTATTTGGTCAACTTATGCGTTCAATAATGGCACAGACGTGAACTTAGGTGTTTACCACGTAGGTGAGCGCTACACGGAAAGCGCTAACACCTTTAAGAAAGATGCGTATACTCGTGTCGACATGGGTGTTTCACATACCGTTAAGTACGATGAAAATCTTGATTTCGTTGCTCGATTTAACGTTGAAAACCTATTTGATACCGACTACCTAGAAGGCGGTAGCACAAGTGGTGTCGTTGTCGGTGAAGGTCGCAACTACATGGCAACGTTACAAGTTAAATACTGATAATGGGGTTTAGCCATTTAGTGCAGTAAAATACTAATTGAGGGGAAAGGTCATACTTTCCCTTTCTTAGGTTATAAATTTTGCAAGAGTTTACATCATCATGCAAAATGGATGGTATTGATAATGGGTATTGTTATCAATAGGTTTGAGCAGTACTCATTAGCCAATGAACATCGTTATAGATTAACGTCTGTTTGGTTCTCTTTTCACACAATTGACTACAACTATGAATCATTTTAAAACCAGTTTAATGCTTATCATCGCCGCGAGTGTTACCCCCGTACAAGCGAACAGTTTGGATACGGCGCGTTCTATTGAAAGTAAAACAAATGCCGCTTCTGCTATCAGCCAGAAAAAGATCGATCAAAGTGCTCAAATGACACTGAATTTAAAAGCTGAAATAGAACAACTTCAAGAAGAGGTTGATAACCTTGAGGTGTACCGAAATCATCTATCAGCCTTGGTCGATAACCAGAACCAAGAAGCGGACAGTTTGAATGTTCAAATTGAAGAGATTAAGCATACACGTCAGGGCGTGGTGCCATTGATGTATAAAATGATTGATGGTCTAGAACAGATTATTACAAACGATAGGCCGATTAAGCCGGAGTTACGCATAGAGCGGCTCACTAAGCTCAAAACCATGATGAGTCGAGCGAATGTGAGTGATGCTGAAAAATATCGTCGAATCTTAGAAGCCTACCAAATTGAAATGGACTACGGCACCAAATTAGGCAGCTACCAAGGGCAGGTTATGCTCGCGTCTAAGCAAGTGATTGATGCCGACATTCTCTATTTAGGTCGTGTTTCGCTGGTGGCCCGCAACCTTAAAGGCGATCAATTTTGGGCTTGGGATCAAACAGAAAAGCAGTGGCAACTTCTCGACGCATCGGTTAATAGCGATTTAGACAAAGCGTATGATATCGCTTCAAAACAGGCGGCTCCAAGTCTGATTACGCTGCCAGTGTCTGTATCGAATGCTCAACAGCTAAATTTGCATACCTCCTCTCGTTCGCAAGCTAATATGATAAAAAACCAAGCCAACATGATAAAAACCAATGTGACAGCAAGTAATTCGGAGATAAATTAAGATGATCAATGTATCTCTAACGTCAACATTTTCTAGCCTTCGAGTGCTAGGGCTATCACTGGTTCTTTTCTGTCACAACGCTATGGCTACGGATGCTCTCGTTCACCAAGCTAAAATCGAAAATACCCAGCAAAAATCACATAACGTTCAACGTGAAAAAGGTTTTAAGCAGACTGAACAAACATTCCAACAACAGAAAAATGAGTTGTTGGCTAAACGTAAGCAACTCCAAGCTGAAACGGATAAATTATCAACCCAGTTTAGTGCGAATGAAAACCGATTGGCAAAATTGGAAGAAACATTACGTCTGGATGCAGGTAGCCTAGGTGAGCTGTTTGGTGTTGTCAGGCAATCGGCAAAGGATTTAAAACGAGAACTTGATTCGTCTATCACTCAAGCGGACGCAGCGAGATATTCGCAAACCATTACCGATATTGTGGATGCTCAATCACTACCATCAATGACTCAATTGACTGGGCTGTGGTTAAGCATGGTCGAACAGATCCGTGCCAGTGGCGAACTTGGACAAACAAGCATTACCTATATTAATGGTGACGGGGAACGTTCAGAAGTCGCGGCAGCACGATTAGGTGTATTTGGTCTGATAGGCGAACAAGGTTACATGAATTGGAATGGCAAGCGTCAAACCGCCACTCACTACTTAAAACAGCCAGACAATGGACCGACACTTTCGACTGTTTCAACTCTTCGAGATGGTGGTATTCAATATATCGTTGTTGATCCATCACGTGGCGTAATGCTCGAACAATTGGCGAATACTCCAAGCTTTAAAGACCGCATTCAAGCGGGTGGTGTGGTTGGCAAAATCATTTTAGGTCTACTTGGAGTCGGTTTGATTATCGCTCTGTATCGTGGTGTCGCATTACTCATCGCACAACAAAAAATTAAGCGACAACTGAAGAACCCAACACAAGCTGGAGATAACCCACTAGGTCGAATTCTAGCCGTATACGATGGTGAGCAAAATCGTAGTGTTGAAGCGCTAGAACTTAGATTGCTAGAAGCCGTTGTTGATGAGCAGCAAGGGTTAGAGACGGGTTTATCAATGCTGAAACTATTGGCGGCTTTAGCACCAATGCTTGGTCTGCTAGGTACAGTAACAGGCATGATTGAGACGTTCCAAGTGATTACTCAGTTTGGTAACGGCGATCCAAAGGTGATGGCAGGTGGCATTTCAATGGCACTGATCACGACCGTACTTGGTCTGGTTGCTGCAATGCCACTGTTGCTTGCACATAACGTATTGAGCTCTCAGGCAGAGAACATACGCACTATTTTAGAGAAGCAAGGAATTGGCTTAGTGGCTGAACAAGCTGAAAAAACAAACCCTCAAGCTCCGATTGCTCACTCTGTTGGAAATGCAGCGTAATGAATGGCTTTGTAATTCCTGAGTTTATCCAGAACCACGATTGGGTACTTGCTCTGTCTCATTTTATGGAACAGGGCGGGCAGATCCTATGGTGGTTAGCGGCAGTCGTTGGAATTTGTTGGTTACTAGTGATTGAGAGAGTGATTTACCTCGCGTTCTATTTCCCTAAGCAACGAAAAGCACTTCAAAAACAATGGTCGCAAAGGGAAGACCATCACTCGTGGCATGCTCATGCAATACGAGATGGCTGGGTGTCTCAAGCGCATATCGCACTCAATCAGAATCTGAATATGATCAAACTCTTGGTGGCGATCTGCCCCATGCTTGGTTTGCTTGGAACTGTGACGGGTATGATTTCAGTATTTGATGTAATGGCGACTCAAGGCAGTAGTAACCCAAAATTGATGGCGTCAGGTATCTCACTCGCGACATTGCCGACAATGGCTGGAATGGTCGCTGCATTAGCGGGAATGTTTGTACATGCGCGTTTGGCAAAGGTCTGCAACTTGTCTGAATTGAAATTAGAAAAATCTTTAAGGAGTCAGAAATGAGGCTCGGTAGACGTCACGTAAAAAATGAAGAAGCACAAATCGATCTGACTTCTATGTTAGATATCGTCTTTATCATGCTGATCTTTTTTATTGTGACAAGCTCATTTGTTAGAGAGTCGGGGGTTGACGTTAATCGCCCGCAAGCTTCAAACGTGACCAGTCAGAAAGAGGCCGGAATTTTTGTCGCCATCACCTCTGCGAACGATATTTATATTGATAAACGACTGGTGGACGCTGAACGAGTAGAAGCAACACTGGAACACTTATTATTAGAACAACCTGAAGCGTCGTTGGTGATCCAAGCGGATGAACATGCGTATAACGGCACGGTAGTCAAAGTGATGGATGCTGCAAAAGGTGCTGGCGTGAAGAGTATCGCGTTGGCGGCGGAGAAGCTCTAATGCTACGTTTACTCATGGCGTTGCCGTTTGCGGTAGCGATTTCGATTGGGCTATTCACCTTTATGGCTTGGATGGTAGACAGCGGTCACCAACGGACACCGGAGCAAGCTGAAACGCTCAGTTTTAATATGTTGATGATAGAACAAGAAGAAGCGTTACAGCGTAGAAAGCGAAGTGTGCCAGAGCAGCCTAAAGCGCCAGAAATGCCGCCTAAATCAGCAATGAATCAGGCTAAAGCAGAGGCCACCGTTAGTAATCCGAAATTGTCACTGCCAGATTTAGGACTTAACACCGTCGCCAATGGATTAGCGATCAATATGCCGACATTTGGTGATTTTGGATCCAATCAAAAAGCGATGCCACTGTACCGAGTGGAGCCACGTTATCCAGAAAAAGCAAAAAAACGTAAGGTGGAAGGTTTTGTTGAGATGGAATTTACTATCGACAAAACAGGCCGACCTACGGGCATAAAAATCACGAGTGCTAAACCTGCACGAATGTTTGATCGTTCAGCAAGGAGAGCGCTTAGGAAGTGGAAGTATCAACCTAAAATTGTTGATGGTCAATCTGTTGAGCAGTTAGGACAGACCGTTAGAATAGAATTTAAAATGGAT
It encodes:
- a CDS encoding MotA/TolQ/ExbB proton channel family protein, which translates into the protein MINVSLTSTFSSLRVLGLSLVLFCHNAMATDALVHQAKIENTQQKSHNVQREKGFKQTEQTFQQQKNELLAKRKQLQAETDKLSTQFSANENRLAKLEETLRLDAGSLGELFGVVRQSAKDLKRELDSSITQADAARYSQTITDIVDAQSLPSMTQLTGLWLSMVEQIRASGELGQTSITYINGDGERSEVAAARLGVFGLIGEQGYMNWNGKRQTATHYLKQPDNGPTLSTVSTLRDGGIQYIVVDPSRGVMLEQLANTPSFKDRIQAGGVVGKIILGLLGVGLIIALYRGVALLIAQQKIKRQLKNPTQAGDNPLGRILAVYDGEQNRSVEALELRLLEAVVDEQQGLETGLSMLKLLAALAPMLGLLGTVTGMIETFQVITQFGNGDPKVMAGGISMALITTVLGLVAAMPLLLAHNVLSSQAENIRTILEKQGIGLVAEQAEKTNPQAPIAHSVGNAA
- a CDS encoding DUF3450 domain-containing protein; this translates as MNHFKTSLMLIIAASVTPVQANSLDTARSIESKTNAASAISQKKIDQSAQMTLNLKAEIEQLQEEVDNLEVYRNHLSALVDNQNQEADSLNVQIEEIKHTRQGVVPLMYKMIDGLEQIITNDRPIKPELRIERLTKLKTMMSRANVSDAEKYRRILEAYQIEMDYGTKLGSYQGQVMLASKQVIDADILYLGRVSLVARNLKGDQFWAWDQTEKQWQLLDASVNSDLDKAYDIASKQAAPSLITLPVSVSNAQQLNLHTSSRSQANMIKNQANMIKTNVTASNSEIN
- a CDS encoding ExbD/TolR family protein; the protein is MRLGRRHVKNEEAQIDLTSMLDIVFIMLIFFIVTSSFVRESGVDVNRPQASNVTSQKEAGIFVAITSANDIYIDKRLVDAERVEATLEHLLLEQPEASLVIQADEHAYNGTVVKVMDAAKGAGVKSIALAAEKL
- a CDS encoding TonB-dependent siderophore receptor encodes the protein MTFSKSHLALIIGAVLAAPSGVASTEVTKTDVDEKLVVTGHDYGYKADTNSTAMRMEMTQLETPGQVSVIDEQVIDEQRASTLGEVLKNDASISAGSKSTNRERFNLRGFSLDSGASYLRDGVQHWSHYRQPVELLERVEVLKGPAGLLYGESTPGGLVNMIAKKPTYETQVNVSQDIGSDNYTRTVADVSGSLNEDQTLRARVIVSQENQDSWRTRFDGTDVETERFVGGLFVDYDINEDTMLSVHYDRTQELGDLDNGSKIDTTTGKVIDPSIVNDQRFARTDNDVANYGAAITANLNDQWSVKSGISRQFYERQRTESNNSVRGAGNNQFGYKVSDRHDEWTFDTAYVDFTGDFDALGVNHRLLVGANGLHYDYKRLYEAGYTCVNGTEAEAINECGNGFDKPSDISYRNDTTESHSQSKHYGVYVQDLVSFNDQWQVLAGVRFAHDKTESSSGKKESYNNVLPKLGLIYSPAENGSIYAVYSESFQPVGEITNQDDVNFGDSQDAKKGTLYEVGSKWDLFDERLFVSGALFQITQSNMQVTEDFDTPINGKDQITTQVGEQVHTGVELSATGFVMDSLSVSASTMFLDAEYKNDPDLNGKTPADVPEFTASIWSTYAFNNGTDVNLGVYHVGERYTESANTFKKDAYTRVDMGVSHTVKYDENLDFVARFNVENLFDTDYLEGGSTSGVVVGEGRNYMATLQVKY
- a CDS encoding energy transducer TonB; amino-acid sequence: MLRLLMALPFAVAISIGLFTFMAWMVDSGHQRTPEQAETLSFNMLMIEQEEALQRRKRSVPEQPKAPEMPPKSAMNQAKAEATVSNPKLSLPDLGLNTVANGLAINMPTFGDFGSNQKAMPLYRVEPRYPEKAKKRKVEGFVEMEFTIDKTGRPTGIKITSAKPARMFDRSARRALRKWKYQPKIVDGQSVEQLGQTVRIEFKMDK
- a CDS encoding MotA/TolQ/ExbB proton channel family protein, whose product is MNGFVIPEFIQNHDWVLALSHFMEQGGQILWWLAAVVGICWLLVIERVIYLAFYFPKQRKALQKQWSQREDHHSWHAHAIRDGWVSQAHIALNQNLNMIKLLVAICPMLGLLGTVTGMISVFDVMATQGSSNPKLMASGISLATLPTMAGMVAALAGMFVHARLAKVCNLSELKLEKSLRSQK